In a single window of the Elaeis guineensis isolate ETL-2024a chromosome 8, EG11, whole genome shotgun sequence genome:
- the LOC114912601 gene encoding cellulose synthase-like protein E6 isoform X3, with the protein MGESYESLFEAKQAKGRLAYKLFACSMLVGICLIWFYRATHVPGWGEQGRWAWIGIFVAELWFGFYWIITQSVRWSPIYYYTHTEKLSQRDETEWPNVDIFVCTADPIAEPPTLVVSTVLSAMAYNYPPEKISVYLSDDAGSVLTFYGLWEASHFAKHWLPFCKKYNVEPRSPAAYFSKLCNPPDACNPTEWSSMKNLYEEMTDRIDSVVMLGKIPEELRANKGFSEWSSGMTSRNHPPIIQILIDGREQGSIDSDGNALPTLVYMAREKRPQHHHNFKAGAMNALIRASSEISNSPIILNMDCDMYSNNSESIRHALCFFLDEEKGHDIGFVQYPQVFHNITKNDLYDNSLNVITQLDHPGLDGWGGTIYIGTGCFHRREILCGRKYSKDYKEDWKRGAERKITRSACILEERVKSLLTCTYEHNTQWGQEIGLKYDCAVEDVITGLLIQCRGWKSVFINLQRKAFLGVAPTTLAESLVQHKRWSEGTLQIFLSKYCPFILGRGKIKLGLQMGYCVFGLWAPNSLPTLYYLVIPSLCLLKGISLFPKITSPWFVPFAYVTIGKHVHGLVESLQCGNTLAGWWNSQRMWILRRTTSFLYGIIATILKLLGISKMGFTITAKVSDGDASKRYEQEVMEFGSSSSMFVIIAAIAMLNLFCLVGGLRRLVVDGGIMDLGRLFIQILLCGLVVAIHLPIYEALFIRKDKGSLPLSVTFLSLGFATFASLLTMV; encoded by the exons atgggagagAGTTATGAATCTCTGTTTGAAGCAAAGCAAGCAAAAGGTAGGCTTGCATACAAGTTGTTTGCATGCTCCATGTTGGTGGGCATATGTTTGATATGGTTCTATAGAGCAACTCATGTCCCAGGATGGGGAGAGCAAGGGAGATGGGCATGGATTGGGATATTTGTAGCCGAGCTTTGGTTCGGCTTCTACTGGATCATCACTCAGTCAGTACGCTGGAGCCCCATCTATTACTACACTCACACGGAGAAGCTCTCTCAGCG AGATGAAACCGAGTGGCCAAACGTAGACATATTCGTATGCACTGCAGACCCTATTGCAGAGCCGCCCACCCTAGTCGTCTCTACGGTCCTATCAGCAATGGCTTACAATTACCCTCCCGAGAAGATCAGTGTCTACCTCTCTGATGATGCTGGGTCCGTTCTGACCTTCTATGGCCTTTGGGAAGCATCTCACTTTGCAAAGCATTGGCTTCCATTTTGTAAGAAATATAATGTGGAGCCACGGTCACCAGCTGCCTATTTTTCCAAATTATGCAACCCCCCCGATGCATGCAACCCCACTGAATGGTCTTCCATGAAG AATCTATATGAAGAGATGACAGATCGCATCGATTCGGTGGTAATGTTAGGCAAAATCCCTGAAGAACTCAGAGCAAATAAAGGATTTTCTGAATGGAGTTCGGGGATGACTTCGCGGAATCATCCACCCATCATTCAG ATCTTAATTGATGGGAGAGAACAAGGTTCAATAGACAGCGATGGAAATGCATTACCAACTTTGGTGTACATGGCACGAGAGAAGAGACCTCAGCATCATCATAACTTCAAAGCAGGGGCTATGAACGCATTG ATAAGGGCATCATCAGAGATAAGCAACAGTCCGATCATCCTCAACATGGACTGTGATATGTACTCGAACAACTCGGAGTCCATCAGACATGCATTGTGCTTCTTCCTGGATGAAGAGAAGGGTCATGACATTGGCTTTGTACAATATCCCCAGGTCTTTCATAATATCACCAAGAATGATCTCTATGACAATTCCCTTAATGTGATCACTCAG CTGGACCACCCTGGCTTGGATGGTTGGGGAGGAACTATCTATATTGGCACTGGATGCTTCCACAGAAGAGAGATCCTTTGTGGGAGAAAGTATAGCAAGGACTACAAGGAAGATTGGAAGAGAGGCGCTGAGAGGAAAATCACTAGAAGTGCTTGCATACTGGAAGAGAGAGTAAAGTCCCTTCTGACCTGCACCTATGAGCACAACACCCAATGGGGACAGGAG ATTGGACTGAAGTATGACTGTGCTGTGGAGGATGTCATCACTGGCCTATTAATTCAATGTAGGGGGTGGAAGTCCGTCTTCATCAATCTTCAAAGGAAAGCCTTTCTAGGTGTTGCTCCCACAACACTAGCAGAATCATTGGTGCAGCACAAAAGATGGAGTGAGGGGACTCTCCAAATCTTTCTTTCCAAGTACTGCCCCTTCATACTTGGTCGTGGCAAAATCAAGCTAGGACTTCAGATGGGCTATTGCGTTTTCGGCTTGTGGGCTCCGAACTCACTCCCTACGCTCTATTACCTTGTGATCCCTTCCCTCTGCCTCCTCAAAGGCATCTCGTTATTCCCAAAG ATCACGAGCCCATGGTTCGTGCCCTTTGCCTATGTCACCATTGGGAAACATGTGCATGGGCTCGTCGAATCACTGCAATGTGGTAACACTTTGGCTGGATGGTGGAACTCTCAAAGGATGTGGATATTGAGGAGGACCACCTCATTCCTTTATGGCATCATTGCTACCATCTTAAAGTTGCTGGGGATTTCTAAGATGGGTTTCACAATCACGGCAAAGGTGTCTGATGGCGATGCCTCTAAAAGGTACGAGCAGGAGGTTATGGAATTCGGGTCATCATCCTCAATGTTTGTTATCATAGCAGCAATTGCAATGCTAAATCTTTTCTGCTTGGTGGGAGGACTCCGAAGGCTGGTGGTAGATGGGGGAATTATGGATCTTGGGCGATTATTCATTCAAATTCTTCTCTGCGGGCTGGTCGTAGCcatccatttgcccatttatgaaGCTCTTTTCATACGAAAGGATAAAGGCAGCCTACCCCTCTCTGTCACATTTCTCTCCCTTGGTTTTGCGACGTTCGCATCTCTGCTAACTATGGTATAA
- the LOC114912601 gene encoding cellulose synthase-like protein E6 isoform X1, whose amino-acid sequence MSTNEREREREMGESYESLFEAKQAKGRLAYKLFACSMLVGIYLIWFYRATHVPGWGEQGRWAWIGIFVAELWFGFYWIITQSVRWSPIYYCTHTEKLSQRDETEWPNVDIFVCTADPIAEPPTLVVSTVLSAMAYNYPPEKISVYLSDDAGSVLTFYGLWEASHFAKHWLPFCKKYNVEPRSPAAYFSKLCNPPDACNPTEWSSMKNLYEEMTDRIDSVVMLGKIPEELRANKGFSEWSSGMTSRNHPPIIQILIDGREQGSIDSDGNALPTLVYMAREKRPQHHHNFKAGAMNALIRASSEISNSPIILNMDCDMYSNNSESIRHALCFFLDEEKGHDIGFVQYPQVFHNITKNDLYDNSLNVITQLDHPGLDGWGGTIYIGTGCFHRREILCGRKYSKDYKEDWKRGAERKITRSACILEERVKSLLTCTYEHNTQWGQEIGLKYDCAVEDVITGLLIQCRGWKSVFINLQRKAFLGVAPTTLAESLVQHKRWSEGTLQIFLSKYCPFILGRGKIKLGLQMGYCVFGLWAPNSLPTLYYLVIPSLCLLKGISLFPKITSPWFVPFAYVTIGKHVHGLVESLQCGNTLAGWWNSQRMWILRRTTSFLYGIIATILKLLGISKMGFTITAKVSDGDASKRYEQEVMEFGSSSSMFVIIAAIAMLNLFCLVGGLRRLVVDGGIMDLGRLFIQILLCGLVVAIHLPIYEALFIRKDKGSLPLSVTFLSLGFATFASLLTMV is encoded by the exons ATGAGCacaaacgagagagagagagagagagagatgggagagAGTTATGAATCTCTGTTTGAAGCAAAGCAAGCAAAAGGTAGGCTTGCATACAAGTTGTTTGCATGCTCCATGTTGGTGGGCATATATTTGATATGGTTCTATAGAGCAACTCATGTCCCAGGATGGGGAGAGCAAGGGAGATGGGCATGGATTGGGATATTTGTAGCCGAGCTTTGGTTCGGCTTCTACTGGATCATCACTCAGTCAGTACGCTGGAGCCCCATCTATTACTGCACTCACACGGAGAAGCTCTCTCAGCG AGATGAAACCGAGTGGCCAAACGTAGACATATTCGTATGCACTGCAGACCCTATTGCAGAGCCGCCCACCCTAGTCGTCTCTACGGTCCTATCAGCAATGGCTTACAATTACCCTCCCGAGAAGATCAGTGTCTACCTCTCTGATGATGCTGGGTCCGTTCTGACCTTCTATGGCCTTTGGGAAGCATCTCACTTTGCAAAGCATTGGCTTCCATTTTGTAAGAAATATAATGTGGAGCCACGGTCACCAGCTGCCTATTTTTCCAAATTATGCAACCCCCCCGATGCATGCAACCCCACTGAATGGTCTTCCATGAAG AATCTATATGAAGAGATGACAGATCGCATCGATTCGGTGGTAATGTTAGGCAAAATCCCTGAAGAACTCAGAGCAAATAAAGGATTTTCTGAATGGAGTTCGGGGATGACTTCGCGGAATCATCCACCCATCATTCAG ATCTTAATTGATGGGAGAGAACAAGGTTCAATAGACAGCGATGGAAATGCATTACCAACTTTGGTGTACATGGCACGAGAGAAGAGACCTCAGCATCATCATAACTTCAAAGCAGGGGCTATGAACGCATTG ATAAGGGCATCATCAGAGATAAGCAACAGTCCGATCATCCTCAACATGGACTGTGATATGTACTCGAACAACTCGGAGTCCATCAGACATGCATTGTGCTTCTTCCTGGATGAAGAGAAGGGTCATGACATTGGCTTTGTACAATATCCCCAGGTCTTTCATAATATCACCAAGAATGATCTCTATGACAATTCCCTTAATGTGATCACTCAG CTGGACCACCCTGGCTTGGATGGTTGGGGAGGAACTATCTATATTGGCACTGGATGCTTCCACAGAAGAGAGATCCTTTGTGGGAGAAAGTATAGCAAGGACTACAAGGAAGATTGGAAGAGAGGCGCTGAGAGGAAAATCACTAGAAGTGCTTGCATACTGGAAGAGAGAGTAAAGTCCCTTCTGACCTGCACCTATGAGCACAACACCCAATGGGGACAGGAG ATTGGACTGAAGTATGACTGTGCTGTGGAGGATGTCATCACTGGCCTATTAATTCAATGTAGGGGGTGGAAGTCCGTCTTCATCAATCTTCAAAGGAAAGCCTTTCTAGGTGTTGCTCCCACAACACTAGCAGAATCATTGGTGCAGCACAAAAGATGGAGTGAGGGGACTCTCCAAATCTTTCTTTCCAAGTACTGCCCCTTCATACTTGGTCGTGGCAAAATCAAGCTAGGACTTCAGATGGGCTATTGCGTTTTCGGCTTGTGGGCTCCGAACTCACTCCCTACGCTCTATTACCTTGTGATCCCTTCCCTCTGCCTCCTCAAAGGCATCTCGTTATTCCCAAAG ATCACGAGCCCATGGTTCGTGCCCTTTGCCTATGTCACCATTGGGAAACATGTGCATGGGCTCGTCGAATCACTGCAATGTGGTAACACTTTGGCTGGATGGTGGAACTCTCAAAGGATGTGGATATTGAGGAGGACCACCTCATTCCTTTATGGCATCATTGCTACCATCTTAAAGTTGCTGGGGATTTCTAAGATGGGTTTCACAATCACGGCAAAGGTGTCTGATGGCGATGCCTCTAAAAGGTACGAGCAGGAGGTTATGGAATTCGGGTCATCATCCTCAATGTTTGTTATCATAGCAGCAATTGCAATGCTAAATCTTTTCTGCTTGGTGGGAGGACTCCGAAGGCTGGTGGTAGATGGGGGAATTATGGATCTTGGGCGATTATTCATTCAAATTCTTCTCTGCGGGCTGGTCGTAGCcatccatttgcccatttatgaaGCTCTTTTCATACGAAAGGATAAAGGCAGCCTACCCCTCTCTGTCACATTTCTCTCCCTTGGTTTTGCGACGTTCGCATCTCTGCTAACTATGGTATAA
- the LOC114912601 gene encoding cellulose synthase-like protein E6 isoform X2, translating into MGESYESLFEAKQAKGRLAYKLFACSMLVGICLIWFYRATHVPGWGEQGRWAWIGIFVAELWFGFYWIITQSVRWSPIYYYTHTEKLSQRDETEWPNVDIFVCTADPIAEPPTLVVSTVLSAMAYNYPPEKISVYLSDDAGSVLTFYGLWEASHFAKHWLPFCKKYNVEPRSPAAYFSKLCNPPDACNPTEWSSMKNLYEEMTDRIDSVVMLGKIPEELRANKGFSEWSSGMTSRNHPPIIQILIDGREQGSIDSDGNALPTLVYMAREKRPQHHHNFKAGAMNALIRASSEISNSPIILNMDCDMYSNNSESIRHALCFFLDEEKGHDIGFVQYPQVFHNITKNDLYDNSLNVITQLDHPGLDGWGGTIYIGTGCFHRREILCGRKYSKDYKEDWKRGAERKITRSACILEERVKSLLTCTYEHNTQWGQEIGLKYDCAVEDVITGLLIQCRGWKSVFINLQRKAFLGVAPTTLAESLVQHKRWSEGTLQIFLSKYCPFILGRGKIKLGLQMGYCVFGLWAPNSLPTLYYLVIPSLCLLKGISLFPKITSPWFVPFAYVTIGKHVHGLVESLQCGNTLAGWWNSQRMWILRRTTSFLYGIIATILKLLGISKMGFTITAKVSDGDASKRYEQEVMEFGSSSSMFVIIAAIAMLNLFCLVGGLRRLVVDGGIMDLGRLFIQILLCGLVVAIHLPIYEALFIRKDKGSLPLSVTFLSLGFATFASLLTMV; encoded by the exons atgggagagAGTTATGAATCTCTGTTTGAAGCAAAGCAAGCAAAAGGTAGGCTTGCATACAAGTTGTTTGCATGCTCCATGTTGGTGGGCATATGTTTGATATGGTTCTATAGAGCAACTCATGTCCCAGGATGGGGAGAGCAAGGGAGATGGGCATGGATTGGGATATTTGTAGCCGAGCTTTGGTTCGGCTTCTACTGGATCATCACTCAGTCAGTACGCTGGAGCCCCATCTATTACTACACTCACACAGAGAAGCTCTCTCAGCG AGATGAAACCGAGTGGCCAAACGTAGACATATTCGTATGCACTGCAGACCCTATTGCAGAGCCGCCCACCCTAGTCGTCTCTACGGTCCTATCAGCAATGGCTTACAATTACCCTCCCGAGAAGATCAGTGTCTACCTCTCTGATGATGCTGGGTCCGTTCTGACCTTCTATGGCCTTTGGGAAGCATCTCACTTTGCAAAGCATTGGCTTCCATTTTGTAAGAAATATAATGTGGAGCCACGGTCACCAGCTGCCTATTTTTCCAAATTATGCAACCCCCCCGATGCATGCAACCCCACTGAATGGTCTTCCATGAAG AATCTATATGAAGAGATGACAGATCGCATCGATTCGGTGGTAATGTTAGGCAAAATCCCTGAAGAACTCAGAGCAAATAAAGGATTTTCTGAATGGAGTTCGGGGATGACTTCGCGGAATCATCCACCCATCATTCAG ATCTTAATTGATGGGAGAGAACAAGGTTCAATAGACAGCGATGGAAATGCATTACCAACTTTGGTGTACATGGCACGAGAGAAGAGACCTCAGCATCATCATAACTTCAAAGCAGGGGCTATGAACGCATTG ATAAGGGCATCATCAGAGATAAGCAACAGTCCGATCATCCTCAACATGGACTGTGATATGTACTCGAACAACTCGGAGTCCATCAGACATGCATTGTGCTTCTTCCTGGATGAAGAGAAGGGTCATGACATTGGCTTTGTACAATATCCCCAGGTCTTTCATAATATCACCAAGAATGATCTCTATGACAATTCCCTTAATGTGATCACTCAG CTGGACCACCCTGGCTTGGATGGTTGGGGAGGAACTATCTATATTGGCACTGGATGCTTCCACAGAAGAGAGATCCTTTGTGGGAGAAAGTATAGCAAGGACTACAAGGAAGATTGGAAGAGAGGCGCTGAGAGGAAAATCACTAGAAGTGCTTGCATACTGGAAGAGAGAGTAAAGTCCCTTCTGACCTGCACCTATGAGCACAACACCCAATGGGGACAGGAG ATTGGACTGAAGTATGACTGTGCTGTGGAGGATGTCATCACTGGCCTATTAATTCAATGTAGGGGGTGGAAGTCCGTCTTCATCAATCTTCAAAGGAAAGCCTTTCTAGGTGTTGCTCCCACAACACTAGCAGAATCATTGGTGCAGCACAAAAGATGGAGTGAGGGGACTCTCCAAATCTTTCTTTCCAAGTACTGCCCCTTCATACTTGGTCGTGGCAAAATCAAGCTAGGACTTCAGATGGGCTATTGCGTTTTCGGCTTGTGGGCTCCGAACTCACTCCCTACGCTCTATTACCTTGTGATCCCTTCCCTCTGCCTCCTCAAAGGCATCTCGTTATTCCCAAAG ATCACGAGCCCATGGTTCGTGCCCTTTGCCTATGTCACCATTGGGAAACATGTGCATGGGCTCGTCGAATCACTGCAATGTGGTAACACTTTGGCTGGATGGTGGAACTCTCAAAGGATGTGGATATTGAGGAGGACCACCTCATTCCTTTATGGCATCATTGCTACCATCTTAAAGTTGCTGGGGATTTCTAAGATGGGTTTCACAATCACGGCAAAGGTGTCTGATGGCGATGCCTCTAAAAGGTACGAGCAGGAGGTTATGGAATTCGGGTCATCATCCTCAATGTTTGTTATCATAGCAGCAATTGCAATGCTAAATCTTTTCTGCTTGGTGGGAGGACTCCGAAGGCTGGTGGTAGATGGGGGAATTATGGATCTTGGGCGATTATTCATTCAAATTCTTCTCTGCGGGCTGGTCGTAGCcatccatttgcccatttatgaaGCTCTTTTCATACGAAAGGATAAAGGCAGCCTACCCCTCTCTGTCACATTTCTCTCCCTTGGTTTTGCGACGTTCGCATCTCTGCTAACTATGGTATAA